A section of the Thermoflexus hugenholtzii JAD2 genome encodes:
- the nuoE gene encoding NADH-quinone oxidoreductase subunit NuoE — translation MLREKYAQEVETILAKYPVRRSAVLPLLYLVQREYGYCTEEGIREVAEITGVSPTEVREVVGFYTLFYDHPIGRHLIQICDDLPCALRGAEDLVAHATRRLGVRPGETTPDGRFTLETVMCIGACHRAPAMQVDLEFVENVTPEVFDRIVEDLSRDGM, via the coding sequence ATGCTCCGGGAGAAATACGCGCAGGAGGTCGAAACGATCTTGGCGAAATACCCGGTGAGGCGCTCGGCAGTGCTGCCGCTGCTCTATCTGGTGCAACGGGAATACGGCTACTGCACGGAGGAGGGCATCCGGGAGGTGGCGGAGATCACCGGGGTCAGCCCCACGGAGGTCCGGGAGGTGGTGGGCTTCTACACGCTTTTTTATGACCACCCCATCGGACGCCATTTGATTCAGATCTGCGACGATCTCCCATGTGCGTTGCGGGGCGCGGAGGATCTGGTGGCCCACGCGACCCGCCGTCTGGGGGTGCGCCCGGGCGAGACCACGCCGGACGGCCGGTTCACCCTGGAGACGGTGATGTGCATCGGGGCGTGCCATCGCGCGCCGGCGATGCAGGTGGACCTGGAGTTCGTGGAGAACGTGACGCCGGAGGTCTTCGATCGGATTGTTGAAGATCTCTCTCGGGATGGGATGTGA
- a CDS encoding 4-vinyl reductase, translating into MSGQLTNRYARQILDAARSLIGPEAYRDALRQAGLTRYEEALPPLSPEPGITFEEISAFCQAIRERFGPDGRWMLRRIGHEVLQRDLQAYGWVANLVRLVSGILQAPRERVYNAWQRAAAVVRTETGSSPQVWREGDWVYWENPSCPYCVGVSCAEPCCDLPAGVLEALTAWVLERPVGAIRVIEESCRGRGEPACRYRVEW; encoded by the coding sequence ATGAGTGGGCAGCTCACCAATCGCTATGCCCGCCAGATCCTGGACGCCGCCCGATCCCTGATCGGGCCGGAGGCCTATCGGGATGCGCTGCGCCAGGCTGGGCTGACGCGGTATGAGGAGGCGTTGCCGCCCCTCAGCCCGGAGCCCGGGATCACCTTCGAGGAGATCTCCGCCTTCTGCCAGGCGATCCGGGAGCGCTTCGGCCCGGATGGGAGGTGGATGCTGCGCCGGATCGGCCATGAGGTTCTCCAGCGGGATCTCCAGGCCTACGGCTGGGTGGCGAACCTGGTCCGGCTGGTCTCCGGGATCCTGCAGGCCCCCCGGGAGCGGGTTTACAACGCCTGGCAGCGGGCCGCCGCGGTGGTCCGCACGGAGACCGGCTCCTCCCCTCAGGTATGGCGGGAAGGAGACTGGGTTTACTGGGAAAACCCCTCCTGTCCTTACTGCGTGGGGGTGAGCTGTGCGGAGCCTTGCTGCGATCTTCCCGCCGGCGTGCTGGAGGCCCTCACCGCCTGGGTCCTGGAGCGGCCGGTGGGGGCGATCCGGGTGATCGAAGAGTCCTGCCGTGGCCGCGGGGAGCCGGCTTGTCGGTATCGAGTCGAATGGTAA
- a CDS encoding alpha/beta fold hydrolase: protein MPEVMIRGRRMFYEEHGRGFPVLFGHSYLWDARMWEPQVAVLSRAYRCIVPEIWAHGRSDPPPHSPYSVDELAEDMWAFAQALGLSRFAVVGLSVGGMWGMRLALNHPEAVAALVLMDTDAGAEPEESRQRYFAMMAAVEQAGALPPPILEALVPFFFSPVTVRRDPELIARFKAALAAIPPERLPGILAIGRGIFSRTSVLERLGEIRAPTLVVVGADDVSRPPHEAERMARAIPGARLEVIPEAGHIANLERPDVVTPLLESFLAQALGEGAR from the coding sequence GAGGAGCACGGGAGAGGGTTCCCGGTGCTGTTCGGGCACAGCTATCTGTGGGATGCCCGGATGTGGGAGCCCCAGGTGGCCGTCCTCTCGCGGGCCTACCGCTGCATCGTGCCGGAGATCTGGGCCCACGGCCGCTCAGATCCTCCGCCGCATTCGCCCTACTCGGTGGATGAGCTGGCGGAGGACATGTGGGCTTTCGCCCAGGCCCTGGGGCTCTCCCGATTTGCGGTGGTCGGCCTCTCGGTGGGCGGGATGTGGGGGATGCGCCTGGCCTTGAACCACCCGGAGGCTGTCGCTGCCCTGGTGTTGATGGACACCGACGCGGGGGCGGAGCCGGAGGAATCCCGACAGCGCTATTTCGCCATGATGGCCGCCGTGGAGCAGGCCGGGGCGCTCCCTCCGCCCATCCTGGAGGCGCTGGTGCCGTTCTTCTTCTCGCCGGTCACGGTCCGGCGGGATCCGGAGCTCATCGCCCGGTTCAAGGCGGCCCTCGCCGCCATCCCGCCGGAGCGCCTGCCGGGGATCCTGGCCATCGGGCGCGGGATCTTCAGCCGGACCTCGGTGCTGGAGCGGCTGGGGGAGATCCGGGCGCCGACCCTGGTGGTGGTGGGGGCCGATGATGTCTCGCGACCCCCTCACGAGGCGGAGCGAATGGCCCGGGCGATCCCCGGGGCGCGCCTGGAGGTCATCCCCGAGGCCGGGCACATTGCTAACCTGGAGCGCCCGGACGTGGTGACGCCGCTTTTGGAGTCCTTCCTGGCCCAGGCCCTGGGGGAGGGCGCACGATGA